The Selenihalanaerobacter shriftii genome has a segment encoding these proteins:
- a CDS encoding glycosyltransferase family 4 protein — MIRKQVSKISNIAFLNNSGAGDYGGVEKWIFKISKALQEKGHQPFIIARDKSLLLQKAKQEGFNYKMISKIGSSTFVNPLRVLKLFNYLKENKIDALFFCSSPTFKFGSVAAKLAGVNNIIYRRGSAIPIKDKFYNKYLMNNYITTFISNSKATKEKSLKYLNDFENEKVELIYNGVDIDKFGDVELETNIRKEFNISNDKLVIVNVGRLHKQKGQNYLIEAVNKLKSKLNEFVVLLVGEGPMEDTLKNKVKELNLEEYIIFTGFRNDIASILKQADFMTHTALWEGCPWVVLEALAAGLPVVATDSSSLPEIISNGENGYLAQDQNANDIAQKMLKMCTKTDIKLLGKNAKKIAQDRFSFDRVVTQTEECILK, encoded by the coding sequence TTGATTAGAAAGCAGGTGTCTAAGATTAGTAATATTGCTTTTTTAAATAATAGTGGAGCTGGGGATTATGGAGGAGTAGAAAAGTGGATATTTAAAATATCTAAAGCTTTACAAGAAAAAGGTCATCAGCCTTTTATTATAGCCAGAGATAAATCATTGCTCTTACAAAAAGCTAAGCAAGAAGGATTTAATTATAAGATGATTTCTAAAATTGGTTCATCAACTTTTGTTAATCCACTTAGGGTTTTGAAATTATTTAATTACTTAAAGGAGAATAAGATTGATGCTCTCTTTTTTTGTTCATCTCCAACTTTTAAGTTTGGTTCTGTTGCTGCTAAATTAGCAGGAGTTAATAATATAATTTATCGTCGTGGTAGTGCTATTCCAATTAAAGATAAATTCTATAATAAATATTTGATGAATAACTATATTACAACTTTTATTTCTAATTCTAAGGCAACAAAAGAAAAATCTTTAAAATATTTAAATGATTTTGAGAATGAAAAAGTTGAGTTAATATATAATGGAGTTGATATAGATAAGTTTGGAGATGTAGAATTAGAGACAAATATAAGAAAAGAATTTAATATTTCAAATGATAAATTAGTAATTGTTAATGTAGGGCGTCTACACAAACAAAAAGGACAGAACTACTTAATAGAAGCAGTTAATAAGTTAAAAAGTAAGTTGAATGAATTTGTTGTCTTATTAGTTGGTGAAGGACCTATGGAAGACACGTTAAAAAATAAAGTTAAAGAATTAAATTTAGAAGAATATATAATATTTACTGGATTTAGAAATGATATAGCATCCATTCTAAAGCAGGCTGATTTTATGACTCATACTGCTTTATGGGAGGGCTGTCCCTGGGTAGTTCTTGAAGCATTAGCTGCGGGACTACCAGTTGTTGCTACAGATTCAAGTAGTTTACCAGAAATAATATCTAATGGTGAAAATGGGTACCTAGCTCAAGATCAGAATGCAAATGATATTGCTCAGAAGATGTTAAAAATGTGTACTAAGACTGATATAAAATTATTGGGTAAGAACGCTAAAAAGATTGCTCAAGATAGATTTAGCTTTGATAGAGTGGTTACACAAACTGAAGAATGTATTTTAAAATAG
- a CDS encoding glycosyltransferase family protein, translating into MKISGFSMVRNATKLYYPIKEAIESILPICDEFIVAVGEGDEDDYTRERIESIDSDKVKIIGTVWDEEDFKGGRVNAIQTNIALEECSGDWCFYLQADEVVHEKYLPIIKDRCIELLDDEEVEGLVFDYRHFWGDYDHYQISHGWYKREVRIIKNNMGVRSHNSAQGFRRDGEPVKVAHANAEVFHYGWVRPPHYMQNKRRALDSVHIGKKEAKERYEKASDEFDYGPLDKLPVYKGTHPKVMEDWVAKMDWKNKLQYSGKPNQYRKPHKHEKRQNKILTAIEQWLERRFGSKVYLSGHRNYELLGDK; encoded by the coding sequence ATGAAGATTAGTGGTTTTTCCATGGTTAGAAATGCAACAAAATTGTATTATCCAATTAAAGAAGCTATTGAATCAATTCTACCTATTTGTGATGAGTTTATAGTAGCTGTAGGTGAAGGAGATGAAGATGATTATACCAGGGAAAGAATTGAAAGTATAGATAGTGATAAAGTGAAAATAATAGGCACAGTTTGGGATGAAGAAGATTTTAAAGGTGGTAGAGTTAATGCTATTCAAACTAATATTGCTTTAGAAGAGTGTAGTGGTGATTGGTGTTTTTATTTACAAGCTGATGAAGTAGTTCATGAAAAATACCTGCCAATTATTAAAGATAGATGTATAGAATTACTAGATGATGAAGAAGTAGAAGGATTAGTTTTTGATTATCGTCATTTTTGGGGAGATTATGATCATTACCAAATTAGTCATGGTTGGTATAAACGTGAAGTGAGGATTATAAAAAATAATATGGGAGTTAGATCCCATAACAGTGCTCAAGGATTTAGAAGAGATGGTGAACCAGTTAAAGTTGCTCATGCTAATGCCGAGGTTTTTCATTATGGTTGGGTACGACCTCCACATTATATGCAAAATAAGCGTAGGGCATTAGATTCAGTACATATTGGAAAAAAAGAAGCTAAAGAGCGTTATGAGAAGGCTTCGGATGAATTCGATTATGGACCCTTAGATAAGTTACCAGTATATAAAGGGACGCATCCAAAGGTGATGGAAGATTGGGTTGCTAAAATGGATTGGAAAAACAAGCTGCAATATAGTGGAAAACCTAATCAATATCGTAAACCTCATAAACATGAAAAAAGGCAAAATAAGATTTTAACTGCTATAGAACAATGGTTAGAAAGAAGATTTGGCAGTAAAGTATATTTAAGTGGTCATCGTAATTATGAATTGTTAGGGGACAAATAG
- a CDS encoding sulfotransferase — MIDILRTVREKLKYLPARLFNFHNDGDNKDIFIFTSPRSGSTWLMELIASQDNIKYVNEPLHINRHKGLLTDINPNWVEIYSGQDRKRKFCNFFNRIISEELFVGQQKFKEIHKGQFDYFTNRRVFKILRGKDLINVFEEKFEIQVVYLLRHPIAVALSLMKEDLEDRVNHFLANKDYKEQFLHDDLIEFSRSILKNGSRFEIKILQWCLENLPSLKFLNNKNWIVISYEEMVVEEEKILRELYKELELENLDKLYSQVKIPSRTTDEKNQKFINDSTNEIINKEFLIKKWDNVVSQIQKEKAFAILDEFGIDIYQLGQFTINKKSEFFIN, encoded by the coding sequence TTGATAGATATACTAAGAACAGTTAGAGAAAAATTAAAATATTTACCTGCTAGATTATTCAACTTTCATAATGATGGTGATAACAAAGATATATTTATTTTTACCAGTCCACGAAGTGGTTCAACTTGGTTAATGGAATTAATAGCTTCTCAAGATAATATCAAATATGTTAATGAACCTTTACATATTAATCGTCATAAGGGTTTATTAACAGATATTAATCCTAATTGGGTAGAGATATATTCTGGCCAAGATAGAAAAAGAAAGTTTTGTAATTTCTTTAATCGAATAATTAGTGAGGAATTATTTGTTGGTCAACAGAAGTTTAAAGAAATTCATAAAGGACAGTTTGATTATTTTACTAATAGAAGAGTTTTTAAGATTTTAAGAGGTAAAGATTTAATTAATGTTTTTGAAGAAAAATTTGAAATCCAAGTAGTTTATTTATTAAGACATCCTATAGCAGTTGCTTTATCTTTAATGAAGGAAGATTTAGAAGATAGAGTTAATCATTTTTTAGCTAATAAAGATTATAAAGAGCAGTTTTTACATGATGATCTAATTGAATTTAGTAGATCTATTTTAAAGAATGGTTCAAGATTTGAAATTAAGATTTTACAGTGGTGCCTTGAAAATTTACCTTCTCTTAAATTTTTAAATAATAAAAATTGGATAGTTATAAGTTATGAAGAAATGGTGGTTGAAGAAGAGAAAATATTAAGAGAATTATATAAGGAATTGGAATTAGAAAATTTAGATAAGCTTTATAGCCAAGTTAAAATTCCTTCAAGAACTACTGATGAAAAAAACCAGAAATTTATAAATGATAGTACAAATGAAATTATTAATAAGGAGTTTTTAATTAAGAAATGGGATAATGTAGTTTCACAGATTCAAAAAGAAAAGGCATTTGCTATTTTAGATGAATTTGGAATTGACATTTACCAATTAGGTCAATTCACTATTAATAAAAAAAGTGAATTTTTTATTAATTAA
- a CDS encoding lipopolysaccharide kinase InaA family protein, whose product MSAKLKKAVKKEIEAGIEKKSDGRLLWLAKGWNNNFKEFISGFDEENKRGDTIYDKRNSLIHININQELGIKEDIVIKEFKLTRKYDKLRFCFLNSKAIRSLDIALALEKINVNTPKPIAVIEKRGKFNKIIYSYFVTEYIDYDYNLLDIVKDDNHPLRGEVINFLPQIAQDVRKMHEAGIVHNDLHAGNVLVDNIDENPKFYYIDLNRGRIKEKLSTKIKLKDLARFKLWPKEWEIFMKNYAPENHQDLLDLMIKQREKRKRFLNFRRKLKGIFRK is encoded by the coding sequence ATGTCAGCTAAATTAAAGAAGGCTGTCAAAAAAGAGATAGAAGCTGGAATAGAAAAAAAGAGTGATGGTAGGCTGCTTTGGCTAGCTAAAGGTTGGAATAATAATTTTAAAGAATTTATAAGTGGTTTTGATGAAGAGAATAAAAGAGGAGATACCATTTATGATAAACGTAATTCTTTAATTCATATTAATATCAATCAAGAGTTAGGTATTAAAGAAGATATAGTGATTAAAGAATTTAAGCTTACTCGTAAGTATGACAAGCTTAGATTCTGTTTTTTAAATTCTAAAGCTATACGTTCATTAGATATAGCTCTTGCTTTAGAGAAGATAAATGTTAATACCCCAAAACCGATAGCTGTTATTGAAAAACGAGGGAAGTTTAATAAGATAATTTATAGCTATTTTGTTACTGAATATATTGATTATGATTATAACTTATTAGATATTGTTAAGGATGATAATCATCCGCTGCGAGGAGAGGTTATTAACTTCTTACCGCAGATTGCTCAGGATGTAAGAAAGATGCATGAGGCAGGTATAGTGCATAATGATCTTCATGCTGGTAATGTTTTAGTAGATAATATAGATGAGAATCCTAAATTTTATTATATAGATTTAAATAGAGGAAGAATTAAGGAAAAATTAAGTACTAAGATTAAGTTAAAGGATTTAGCTCGTTTTAAGTTATGGCCAAAAGAATGGGAAATATTTATGAAGAACTATGCCCCTGAAAATCATCAAGATTTATTAGACTTAATGATTAAGCAGCGAGAGAAGCGAAAAAGGTTTCTTAATTTTAGAAGGAAGTTAAAGGGGATTTTTAGAAAATGA
- a CDS encoding glycosyltransferase — protein MKKILFLNSCVEWGGGEKWTFETAYALYQRGYDVVVGSTPKSELYQKSQKAGLKVKAVPVKNSLSVLNPYKLFSFINYLKKAAIDTIFLNLSQDLKFGGIAGKLADVDKVIYRRGSAIPIKDRFYTQFLLGDCVTDIIANSKSTQETILENTSQWLSEEKIEIIYNGIKLDQVKESGIKTDIRKEFGISQDEILIANVGRLSKQKGHEYLIATVKRLIDKGLDNFKVLVVGKGELESEIKKEVEDLGLNDYIIFTGFRTDIYNIMRQMDFLLHTALWEGFGFVIAEAMAVGKPVVSTDVSNISEIMVDGETGYLAESKNPDDIADKVIKMIDTSQRQEMGRLGKEIIENNFGFKKMIDRLEAVYL, from the coding sequence ATGAAGAAAATCTTATTTTTAAATAGTTGTGTAGAGTGGGGCGGCGGAGAAAAATGGACTTTTGAGACTGCTTATGCTTTATATCAAAGAGGATATGATGTGGTTGTAGGTAGCACTCCTAAAAGTGAATTATATCAGAAATCCCAAAAAGCAGGTTTGAAGGTGAAAGCGGTACCAGTTAAGAATAGCTTATCGGTACTGAATCCTTACAAACTATTTTCTTTTATTAATTACTTAAAGAAAGCAGCTATAGATACTATTTTTCTAAATTTATCACAGGATTTAAAATTTGGAGGAATAGCAGGAAAATTGGCAGATGTAGATAAAGTTATATATAGGCGTGGTAGTGCTATTCCGATTAAAGATAGGTTTTATACTCAATTTTTACTAGGAGATTGTGTAACAGATATTATAGCTAACTCTAAATCAACTCAAGAGACAATTTTAGAGAATACTTCTCAGTGGTTATCTGAGGAGAAAATAGAAATCATCTATAACGGCATTAAGTTAGATCAAGTTAAAGAGAGTGGAATAAAGACAGATATTAGAAAAGAGTTTGGTATAAGTCAAGATGAAATTTTAATTGCTAATGTAGGTAGATTAAGTAAGCAAAAAGGACATGAATATCTAATAGCAACAGTGAAAAGATTAATAGATAAAGGTTTAGATAACTTTAAAGTATTAGTAGTAGGCAAGGGAGAACTAGAAAGTGAAATAAAGAAAGAAGTAGAAGATTTAGGATTAAATGATTATATAATTTTTACTGGATTTAGAACTGATATTTATAATATAATGAGACAGATGGATTTTTTATTGCATACGGCCCTCTGGGAAGGGTTTGGGTTTGTGATTGCAGAAGCCATGGCGGTAGGCAAACCGGTAGTTAGTACAGATGTGAGTAATATTTCTGAAATTATGGTAGATGGTGAGACGGGTTATTTAGCTGAAAGTAAAAATCCAGATGATATAGCTGATAAAGTGATTAAGATGATTGATACCTCTCAAAGACAAGAGATGGGACGATTAGGTAAAGAGATAATAGAGAATAACTTTGGTTTTAAGAAAATGATAGACCGGTTAGAAGCAGTATATTTATAG
- a CDS encoding glycosyltransferase family 2 protein — MGLLGALVLTYNEEENIIDCLESINWIDELVVVDSYSEDETVELAKQHTEKVYQREFDDFSSQRNFGLDQIESEWVLVVDADERVTFELKEEVLERLNNPQAEGYRIPRKNYFLGKWIKYCGWYPDYTLRLFKVADNRYSGLVHEGIKIDGRVDKLDNAFIHYTYRNLKHYLDKINQYTTLDAEDKYQAGKKKGLAYILLRPVVEFIKKYFLKKGFLLGFQGLILSILSSYYQFLKYIKLWEKHEVDSRGDE, encoded by the coding sequence ATGGGCTTGCTTGGGGCATTAGTTTTAACTTATAATGAAGAAGAGAATATTATAGATTGTTTAGAGAGTATTAATTGGATTGATGAATTAGTTGTAGTTGATTCATACAGTGAGGATGAAACTGTAGAGCTCGCTAAGCAACATACTGAAAAAGTATATCAAAGAGAATTTGATGATTTCTCGTCTCAAAGGAACTTTGGTTTAGATCAGATTGAATCTGAATGGGTATTAGTGGTTGATGCAGATGAGCGGGTAACTTTTGAGTTAAAAGAAGAGGTGTTAGAGAGGTTAAATAATCCGCAAGCCGAAGGTTATCGGATACCTCGTAAGAATTACTTTTTAGGTAAGTGGATTAAGTATTGCGGTTGGTATCCGGATTATACACTAAGATTATTTAAAGTTGCTGATAATAGATATAGTGGGTTGGTACATGAAGGAATCAAGATTGATGGAAGAGTAGATAAATTGGATAATGCTTTTATTCACTATACTTATCGAAACTTAAAACATTATTTAGATAAGATTAATCAGTATACGACTTTGGATGCAGAGGATAAGTATCAGGCTGGTAAGAAAAAAGGCTTAGCCTATATCTTATTAAGACCTGTTGTAGAATTTATAAAAAAGTATTTTTTAAAGAAAGGTTTTTTATTAGGCTTTCAAGGTTTGATTCTATCAATCCTTTCTTCTTATTATCAATTCTTAAAGTATATTAAGCTTTGGGAGAAACATGAAGTAGACTCAAGGGGCGATGAGTAA
- the waaF gene encoding lipopolysaccharide heptosyltransferase II → MNEEIKNAKRIVVIDLLYLGDLLFATPFFQNLRNHYPEARIDLVVNSNFFDIIEESLYFDNIYAYNKNWKLKENWQFAKKLNKNNYDLGLNIHGNWRTAILLRLINPDYTVGYGGKGKGIWLNQELASSAEKHMAEVYLDFLEDLGINEIDEVSLDLNVNPRAQRSMQKFLKAKEVKASDKVVGLNTGGSWPTKQWKAEGFARLADRLQIDYNTKAIFFGGPGDVDRVGKIISKMQTTPIVAAGETSLKELAALAAECDLFISGDTGPIHVAASVGTPTIAIFGPSNEVKYHPYGEEHHVVKTDIDCRPCGDHECSLKHHDCMEKIEVDDILRVVEEEI, encoded by the coding sequence TTGAATGAGGAGATAAAGAATGCAAAAAGAATTGTAGTAATTGATTTACTTTATTTAGGTGATTTATTATTTGCTACTCCTTTTTTTCAAAACTTAAGAAATCATTATCCAGAAGCTAGAATAGATTTGGTTGTTAATTCTAATTTTTTCGATATTATTGAAGAAAGCCTTTATTTTGATAATATTTATGCTTATAATAAAAATTGGAAGCTGAAAGAAAACTGGCAGTTTGCTAAAAAGTTAAATAAGAATAATTATGATTTAGGATTAAATATCCATGGTAATTGGCGCACTGCAATTTTATTAAGGTTAATTAATCCTGATTATACTGTGGGCTATGGTGGTAAGGGAAAAGGCATTTGGCTAAATCAAGAATTAGCTTCTAGTGCAGAAAAACATATGGCTGAGGTATATCTAGATTTTTTAGAAGATCTAGGAATTAATGAAATTGATGAAGTCTCTTTAGACTTAAATGTTAACCCAAGAGCTCAAAGATCTATGCAGAAATTTTTAAAGGCAAAAGAAGTTAAAGCTTCAGATAAAGTAGTTGGTTTAAATACAGGTGGTAGCTGGCCGACTAAACAGTGGAAGGCAGAGGGGTTTGCTAGGTTAGCCGATAGATTACAAATAGATTACAATACAAAGGCAATATTTTTTGGAGGACCAGGGGATGTTGATAGAGTAGGAAAAATAATTAGCAAGATGCAAACGACTCCTATTGTAGCGGCTGGGGAGACAAGCTTAAAAGAGTTAGCTGCTTTAGCTGCGGAGTGTGATCTCTTCATTAGTGGAGATACAGGGCCAATTCATGTAGCAGCTAGTGTCGGGACGCCGACTATTGCTATTTTTGGGCCATCAAATGAAGTTAAGTATCACCCTTATGGAGAAGAACATCATGTGGTAAAGACTGATATTGACTGTCGTCCTTGTGGTGACCATGAATGTTCTTTAAAGCATCATGACTGTATGGAGAAGATAGAGGTAGATGATATATTGAGAGTGGTTGAGGAGGAAATTTAA
- a CDS encoding glycosyltransferase N-terminal domain-containing protein gives MIYYLIYNLLLTGAFIVFLPILLYKMFIKGRYREDFKERLGYLPDRLDYLQDESVIWVHASSVGETMAASSLVSELRAKYPDHKILFSNMTDTGQQTARKSIKEADEFIYLPLDFPWTVRRSLKKVNPELVIVIETELWPNFIKYAKEYGSKVIVASGRISEQSLKSYKYLGPLLKRMLQQVDRFSMQSKQDRENILRLGAKEEKVINNGNIKFDKEYAGDTSEIKNSLYQEYKLESEEPVLVLGSTHDDEEKRLIPVYKELKKQFPDLIMILAPRYIERTDEIEDLYQEAGIDVVRRTELKDRDSRAESVILLDTIGELAQIYSIADLVFIGGSLIKRGGHNILEPAAHGKLVFFGPHMFNFKDSTKLALEYGAGIQVADEEELTDKLSYFLQNQDELTQRDNQALEMIEANKGAVSKNLELTDELLETRRQELRKKILIVRLSAIGDVIHALPVARAMRKSYPNSEISWIVEEKAKDLVMDNPNLDRIILLPKAEWKNNFKENKWEALKEAKSFFDDLNEYDFDITLDVHGLFKSGLTTYLSGASQRIGPKNGREGSTIFYNQKVELPKEEIHQIDRNLYLAQGIGAESEEVGFDISISKENEKRIDELFTELSINVDKILIAINPFTSWTSKNWLPERFAHLADKLITELDCEVIMTGGPGDRDGVDDIINLMEEDAGIYNLAGKTNLKELAELYNRVQLFIGGDTGPMHLAVAMSTQVIALMGPTTPTTHGPYGKQHKVIQPDIDCKECWDRVCKQEHICMDKITVDEVFKETKKILN, from the coding sequence TTGATCTATTATTTAATATATAACTTATTATTAACTGGAGCATTTATAGTTTTTTTGCCTATTTTATTATATAAGATGTTTATTAAAGGGAGATATAGAGAGGATTTTAAGGAGCGATTAGGTTATTTACCGGATAGGCTTGATTATTTACAGGATGAATCAGTGATTTGGGTTCATGCCTCTTCGGTAGGAGAGACTATGGCAGCTAGTTCTTTAGTGAGTGAGTTACGAGCTAAGTATCCTGATCATAAGATTCTTTTTTCTAATATGACTGATACTGGGCAACAGACAGCCCGAAAGAGTATTAAAGAAGCGGATGAATTCATTTATCTGCCTTTAGATTTTCCTTGGACTGTTAGACGGTCATTAAAGAAGGTAAATCCAGAACTAGTTATCGTTATTGAAACAGAACTGTGGCCTAATTTTATTAAGTATGCTAAAGAGTATGGAAGTAAAGTAATAGTAGCCAGTGGGAGAATTAGTGAGCAGAGTCTCAAGAGTTATAAATATTTAGGACCATTATTAAAGAGAATGTTACAGCAAGTAGATCGCTTTAGTATGCAGTCTAAGCAAGATAGAGAAAATATTTTGCGATTAGGTGCTAAAGAAGAGAAAGTAATTAATAATGGAAATATTAAATTTGATAAAGAATATGCTGGAGATACTTCAGAAATTAAAAATAGTTTATATCAAGAATATAAACTAGAATCAGAAGAACCAGTTTTAGTATTAGGTAGTACCCATGATGATGAAGAGAAGAGATTAATACCAGTATATAAGGAATTGAAGAAGCAGTTTCCAGACTTAATTATGATTCTAGCGCCACGATATATTGAGCGAACTGATGAAATAGAGGATTTATATCAAGAAGCTGGAATAGATGTCGTCCGACGAACTGAGCTAAAGGATAGAGACTCTAGAGCAGAATCGGTTATATTATTGGATACTATCGGTGAATTAGCCCAAATATATAGCATAGCAGATTTAGTCTTTATAGGTGGTAGTTTAATAAAAAGAGGCGGTCATAATATATTAGAACCGGCTGCCCATGGTAAATTAGTCTTTTTTGGTCCTCATATGTTCAACTTTAAGGATAGTACTAAGTTAGCTTTAGAGTATGGAGCTGGAATTCAAGTGGCAGATGAAGAAGAGTTAACTGATAAACTATCTTATTTCTTGCAGAATCAAGATGAATTAACTCAAAGGGATAACCAAGCCCTAGAGATGATTGAAGCTAATAAAGGAGCTGTGAGCAAGAATTTAGAGCTAACAGATGAGTTACTAGAGACTAGAAGGCAAGAGTTAAGAAAGAAGATTTTAATTGTTAGACTAAGTGCTATCGGTGATGTGATTCATGCTTTACCGGTTGCCAGGGCAATGAGAAAGAGTTACCCTAATTCAGAGATTAGCTGGATTGTAGAGGAGAAAGCTAAGGATTTAGTAATGGATAATCCTAATTTAGATCGGATTATATTATTACCTAAAGCAGAATGGAAGAATAACTTTAAAGAGAATAAATGGGAGGCTTTAAAGGAAGCTAAAAGTTTCTTTGATGATTTAAATGAATATGATTTTGATATCACATTAGATGTACATGGTCTTTTTAAGAGTGGCTTAACTACTTATTTAAGTGGAGCGTCTCAAAGGATTGGCCCGAAGAATGGTCGGGAAGGTAGTACTATATTTTATAATCAAAAAGTTGAACTACCTAAGGAAGAGATCCACCAAATAGATAGAAATTTATATTTAGCTCAAGGTATTGGAGCTGAAAGTGAAGAAGTTGGCTTTGATATATCTATCTCTAAAGAAAATGAAAAGAGAATAGATGAACTATTTACTGAGTTATCTATTAATGTAGATAAAATATTGATAGCTATTAATCCTTTTACTAGTTGGACTTCGAAGAATTGGTTACCGGAAAGGTTTGCACATTTAGCTGATAAATTAATTACAGAATTAGATTGTGAAGTAATCATGACTGGAGGTCCAGGTGATCGGGATGGAGTTGATGATATTATTAACTTAATGGAAGAGGATGCAGGTATCTACAACTTAGCTGGAAAGACTAATCTAAAAGAGTTAGCAGAGCTTTATAATAGAGTTCAATTATTCATTGGTGGTGATACAGGACCAATGCATTTAGCAGTGGCTATGAGTACGCAGGTGATAGCCTTGATGGGACCTACTACTCCTACCACTCATGGACCTTATGGTAAGCAACATAAGGTAATTCAACCTGATATAGACTGTAAAGAGTGTTGGGATCGAGTTTGTAAGCAAGAACATATCTGTATGGATAAGATTACTGTAGATGAAGTCTTTAAAGAAACTAAAAAGATCTTAAATTAA